The Musa acuminata AAA Group cultivar baxijiao chromosome BXJ2-2, Cavendish_Baxijiao_AAA, whole genome shotgun sequence genome contains the following window.
CGAGCAATCTAGCCAAGAACTCTTCGAACTCATGCATCACAAAGCCGCTTGTCATCCCGAACCCGAAGCCGATGTGGAATCTGTGAACCGGGATGGGGAACTGCAGGTCCATGCACACGTAGCTTCGGCTCGGATGGTCCGAGAGGTGGAGGATGCAGGACAGTGGGTTGTGGTGCCTCCGGTCTTCCAGTATCTTGACTCCTTTCCGAAGCCCTTCTGTAGGCTCAGCTTCGCCGAGGTAGATCAGGCGATCGATGACCTGTAAAGCGGCCCGCTTCCCTTGCGATGTCATCCGCCTCAGTGGGAAGGTTCGAGTGGCGGTGATGGAGTAGGTAACGATGGCCAGCCGATCAACGGGGCGCAGCCAGAAGACCACAAGCGCCATGGATTGCTTCAGCAGCCTCAGATGCGGCCCGTTCGGGCTGGCAACGAGGACAAGGTCCGTCGGCTGCTGAGGGGACAGAGTCACAGTGAGGTAAGCCCTCCTCTGCGCGTATGGCGAAGCATTCTGCTGCGGGAACGCCAGTCTGGGGGAGCTTGCGAGCTGAAACCGGTGGTGCAACGGCATCAGATGCGCGCATGGAGGAGGCCCGAGAGCGAGGTGGTCGCCCGCCGGCGTCGGAGCGGGAACGACTGCGAGGCCGAGCCGGGGATGACCAGGGACGTGCAGGGCGTCAGGATCCACCGGGTCGTCGTCGTTGTAGCGAGTGGAACGGAGGAAGGACAGGCGGTTGACGCGCGAGGAGGCGATGGAGTCGTCAAGGATGCGGAGGACGGGGTCGGTGCTGCAGCCGGCG
Protein-coding sequences here:
- the LOC135605443 gene encoding E3 ubiquitin-protein ligase WAV3-like — protein: MGGACRWRRAVKRIGFPCASFSEERLTFRRTKTISCSATSTGNEGKGEESEEPKEATAAKSLCAICLEPLSLDDGSSEAIFTAQCMHAFHFACIASNVRHGSITCPICRAHWSHLPRDSTLLAAGCSTDPVLRILDDSIASSRVNRLSFLRSTRYNDDDPVDPDALHVPGHPRLGLAVVPAPTPAGDHLALGPPPCAHLMPLHHRFQLASSPRLAFPQQNASPYAQRRAYLTVTLSPQQPTDLVLVASPNGPHLRLLKQSMALVVFWLRPVDRLAIVTYSITATRTFPLRRMTSQGKRAALQVIDRLIYLGEAEPTEGLRKGVKILEDRRHHNPLSCILHLSDHPSRSYVCMDLQFPIPVHRFHIGFGFGMTSGFVMHEFEEFLARLLGGVIRETQLRIGDGGGLVRLGELRGGEERRIPLDLFGDCGFLTVGYSYIEGGAEQRLRTGEVVVETGDKSRSDGQCEAGGSDFSLRGRSRCVESWDYLDPLMARRWAKHLHGHKA